From the genome of Nocardia sp. NBC_01503, one region includes:
- a CDS encoding TY-Chap domain-containing protein — protein MTDWDVFARALGRTLTELPSRATLIITSTGNRYVQFQQFDIRLSAELTGNYYLAEPIPESAAQRLRELGWTAPVMQREIENWRHTLLWPIPPSRLIDLARSVVIGLRDALGIATPGELRATGWTEASGDLDLSALGPIARRGLG, from the coding sequence ATGACCGACTGGGACGTGTTCGCCAGAGCGCTGGGGCGCACACTTACCGAATTACCTTCGCGCGCCACCCTGATCATTACCTCCACCGGAAACCGATACGTTCAGTTCCAGCAGTTCGACATCCGACTATCGGCCGAGCTCACCGGTAATTACTATCTCGCCGAACCCATTCCGGAGTCAGCCGCACAGCGCCTACGCGAACTCGGCTGGACCGCCCCCGTCATGCAGCGTGAAATAGAGAACTGGCGGCATACGCTGCTCTGGCCCATCCCTCCGAGCCGCCTGATCGACCTCGCCCGCTCGGTGGTGATCGGCCTGCGCGACGCCCTCGGCATCGCTACCCCCGGCGAACTCCGCGCCACCGGCTGGACCGAAGCCTCCGGCGATCTCGACCTCAGCGCCCTGGGTCCCATAGCCCGCCGCGGCCTCGGCTGA
- a CDS encoding CocE/NonD family hydrolase, with the protein MRMVLWRALVGLLLVLGVVAVPGRAVADQGFVWKQEYITAADGTRLHADILRPSGIADDAKTPVIMTVSPYRSHLAYLTAPRLEGGPSTENLPVSTLLAAGYTYVIVDLRGYGGSNGCPDFGGPGERSDVKTAVEWAAGQSWSTGKVGLMGVSYEAWTGLMGLSEKPAGLAAVAAFEPVPDPNAYLYMQGIAWKFSGKPVTETGVRPGDFAGLEHLLIASTPARWDDSPEYQANAVSIDPACYESLAAQTENHDDSSAFWQDRDLVAKLRGNTIPLFLGQGFIDYNTKPDRVFQLWNQLGPGEHRAWFGQWGHRTCEDKCGTPQFTSELVAFFDRLVAGKDVQVPGPRITVGQFDGRWRSENQWPPADMRQVPVDLRTGTYTDRGLIPGADREIWSVSQPLAQDQHLSGTTTATLSVDGPPQASVTVEMYDVDPSGRGTVITRGIAPATPTTQLRLLAQDWPIAAGHRIAFRITDVLDDVWAHIPSLAKVTVTAARVQLPLLTAVRTPDLPGGISEGIPKWRNEKWIAVPADALNNATVNIDFPPRTGDR; encoded by the coding sequence ATGCGGATGGTGTTGTGGCGAGCCCTGGTCGGGCTGCTGCTGGTGCTGGGTGTGGTGGCGGTTCCGGGGCGCGCGGTCGCTGATCAGGGGTTTGTGTGGAAGCAGGAGTACATCACCGCGGCCGACGGGACACGGTTGCACGCCGATATCCTGCGGCCCTCGGGTATCGCCGACGATGCGAAGACGCCGGTGATCATGACCGTCAGCCCGTATCGCTCACACTTGGCGTACCTCACCGCACCGCGGCTCGAGGGCGGGCCGTCCACCGAGAATCTGCCGGTGTCGACGCTGCTGGCCGCCGGATACACCTATGTGATCGTGGATCTGCGCGGTTACGGCGGCTCCAACGGCTGCCCGGATTTCGGCGGGCCGGGTGAGCGATCCGATGTGAAGACCGCGGTGGAGTGGGCGGCCGGGCAGTCCTGGTCCACCGGCAAGGTCGGGTTGATGGGTGTGTCCTATGAGGCGTGGACCGGGTTGATGGGGTTGTCGGAGAAACCCGCCGGGCTGGCGGCGGTGGCGGCGTTCGAACCGGTGCCGGATCCGAACGCGTACCTGTACATGCAGGGCATCGCCTGGAAGTTCTCCGGAAAGCCGGTTACCGAAACCGGGGTGCGGCCGGGGGATTTCGCGGGGCTGGAGCATCTACTCATCGCCTCCACTCCGGCGCGCTGGGACGATTCCCCGGAGTATCAGGCGAATGCGGTCAGCATCGATCCCGCGTGCTATGAGAGCCTCGCCGCGCAGACCGAGAATCACGATGACTCGTCGGCGTTCTGGCAGGACCGGGATCTGGTGGCCAAGCTGCGCGGCAACACCATTCCGCTCTTCCTCGGCCAGGGCTTCATCGACTACAACACCAAACCGGATCGCGTCTTCCAACTCTGGAATCAGCTCGGCCCGGGTGAGCACCGGGCCTGGTTCGGACAGTGGGGGCATCGCACCTGCGAGGACAAGTGCGGCACACCGCAATTCACCTCAGAGCTGGTGGCCTTCTTCGATCGGCTGGTGGCGGGCAAGGATGTTCAGGTGCCCGGACCACGAATCACGGTCGGGCAGTTCGACGGTCGGTGGCGGTCCGAAAACCAGTGGCCGCCCGCCGATATGCGGCAGGTACCGGTGGATCTGCGCACCGGGACGTACACCGATCGCGGGCTGATTCCGGGCGCGGATCGCGAAATCTGGTCGGTGAGCCAGCCTTTGGCGCAGGATCAGCACCTCTCGGGTACCACGACCGCGACCCTCAGCGTGGACGGACCGCCGCAGGCGAGCGTCACCGTGGAGATGTACGACGTGGACCCGAGCGGGCGCGGCACGGTGATCACCCGCGGCATCGCACCCGCCACCCCGACCACTCAGCTGCGGCTGCTCGCACAGGATTGGCCGATCGCGGCCGGGCATCGCATCGCCTTCCGCATCACCGATGTCCTCGATGATGTGTGGGCGCATATCCCCTCACTCGCCAAGGTCACCGTCACCGCGGCGCGCGTACAGCTGCCGCTGCTCACGGCGGTGCGCACCCCGGATCTGCCGGGCGGGATCTCCGAGGGGATTCCGAAGTGGCGCAATGAAAAGTGGATCGCGGTACCCGCCGACGCACTGAACAATGCGACAGTGAACATCGACTTCCCGCCCAGGACAGGTGATCGATGA
- a CDS encoding oxygenase MpaB family protein, giving the protein MTAAVAPIDHANRGARPERRPFEPDTRIWQDTGLITFSLTAGSAFLLQTMEPTIAAVVDEHSSFRTDPMGRALRSIASVMMWIYGGDEALAEADRLRAMHASLNTVDAHGVKHQALSSGPWAWVLHTAIFAFVEGNKYFCTEKLSDDAKESYYQEVVQLMRNFSVAPKEIPASFAEWEPWFRDQVENHLEPTDVAQDYLKVIRNIAPPKQIPAALRPVWRAATTPIGRMQYFFTVGTTPEVIREKLGLTWTSSDERRLRALSWVIGRTVPALPERVRYFPIAYEARRLERDRARLRRIIDLRPM; this is encoded by the coding sequence ATGACCGCCGCCGTAGCGCCGATCGATCATGCGAACCGGGGAGCCCGACCGGAGCGCCGACCCTTCGAGCCGGACACTCGAATCTGGCAGGACACCGGGCTCATCACCTTCTCGCTGACCGCCGGATCGGCGTTCCTGCTGCAGACGATGGAGCCGACCATAGCGGCTGTGGTGGACGAACATTCGTCATTTCGCACCGATCCGATGGGCCGCGCGCTACGGAGTATCGCCTCGGTCATGATGTGGATCTACGGCGGCGATGAGGCGCTCGCCGAGGCGGATCGCCTGCGCGCCATGCACGCGAGCCTCAATACCGTCGACGCACACGGTGTGAAGCATCAGGCGCTGTCGTCGGGGCCGTGGGCGTGGGTGCTGCACACCGCGATCTTCGCGTTCGTCGAGGGCAACAAATACTTCTGCACCGAAAAGCTCAGCGATGACGCCAAGGAATCGTATTACCAGGAAGTAGTGCAACTCATGCGCAATTTCTCGGTGGCGCCCAAGGAGATTCCCGCCAGCTTCGCCGAATGGGAGCCCTGGTTCCGGGATCAGGTCGAAAATCATTTGGAGCCTACCGATGTGGCACAGGACTACCTGAAAGTGATCCGGAATATCGCCCCGCCCAAGCAGATTCCCGCGGCGCTGCGCCCGGTCTGGCGCGCCGCCACAACTCCCATCGGACGGATGCAGTACTTCTTCACCGTCGGCACCACACCCGAGGTAATTCGGGAAAAGCTCGGTCTCACTTGGACTTCGAGCGATGAGCGCAGACTGCGCGCCCTGAGCTGGGTCATCGGCCGCACCGTCCCGGCACTACCCGAGCGCGTTCGCTACTTCCCCATCGCCTACGAGGCGCGCCGCCTCGAGCGCGACCGCGCCCGACTGCGCCGAATCATCGACCTGCGCCCGATGTGA
- a CDS encoding WD40 repeat domain-containing serine/threonine protein kinase produces the protein MALEPGSEFAGYTVLELAGSGGMGAVYRMRHPRLRTDVAVKVLSTHVGADAKVRARFEREARLTAALQHPNIVRVHDCGTEGETPWIAMDFVAGSDAERLVRTGPLPVYQAVEIVRQAAAALDYAHDKGVLHRDVKPANLLVSEHAGQPHVQITDFGIARGLGEPATTSGSVRATFAYAAPEQFGGGAVDHRADVYALGCTLFHLLCGALPFPLHTVYAIVNAHLFSPPPQITQVRPGMPEGLDKVIATALAKAPGDRYDSCGALAAAAFAALREPVRAATTIVVPPQPDPPHRPDTGLDLLAPVTPEPAAPPPGRMAVDLIGHTGRVRAIAFDPWSSRIATGGDDQTVRIWDTRSGKQIGDPLAENLAVHAVVFSPDGSLLASASGRNARLWQAETGQRLCDDVYTAVPSMPAFSPDAAVLATSNSQSVLLWDTHRRNAFGKLEMHTGFGLGCSSVAFSPDATIVATARRDEVILRDYRKGESRRGSPFGAARGTLEHPREQVRRVLFTPDSRTLLTVSDRAARLWDYADDRYRVELVLPMEPIGIDVEAAFSADGSRFAVAHQDWVVLWNRHTGQSIRFPLAADAGPVRSVAFSADGALLIVGNAAALRLWDIEARVQLGADAVPPVVFAPDGRTFAAAQHDRVCLRDISALR, from the coding sequence GTGGCACTCGAGCCGGGGTCGGAATTCGCGGGCTATACCGTGCTGGAGCTCGCCGGATCGGGCGGGATGGGCGCGGTGTACCGGATGCGGCATCCGCGACTGCGCACCGATGTGGCGGTCAAGGTGCTCTCCACGCATGTGGGCGCCGATGCCAAGGTGCGGGCGCGGTTCGAGCGCGAGGCGCGACTCACCGCCGCGCTGCAGCATCCGAATATCGTGCGCGTACACGACTGCGGTACCGAGGGTGAAACACCCTGGATCGCAATGGACTTCGTGGCCGGTTCGGATGCCGAGCGACTGGTCAGGACCGGGCCGCTGCCGGTGTATCAGGCCGTGGAGATCGTGCGGCAGGCCGCCGCGGCGCTCGATTACGCGCATGACAAGGGCGTGCTGCATCGCGACGTCAAACCCGCGAATCTGCTGGTGAGCGAGCATGCCGGGCAGCCGCACGTACAGATCACCGACTTCGGCATCGCGCGCGGGCTGGGTGAACCCGCCACCACCAGCGGATCGGTGCGGGCGACCTTCGCCTATGCCGCGCCGGAGCAGTTCGGCGGTGGTGCGGTGGATCATCGCGCCGACGTATACGCGCTGGGCTGCACGCTCTTTCACCTGCTCTGCGGTGCGCTGCCATTCCCGCTGCACACCGTGTACGCGATCGTGAACGCGCATCTGTTCTCCCCGCCGCCGCAGATCACGCAGGTGCGCCCCGGTATGCCAGAGGGGCTGGACAAGGTCATCGCCACCGCGCTGGCCAAAGCGCCGGGCGACCGCTACGACTCCTGTGGAGCGCTGGCGGCGGCCGCGTTCGCCGCACTGCGTGAACCGGTGCGCGCCGCGACCACGATTGTGGTTCCGCCGCAACCGGATCCGCCGCATCGGCCGGATACCGGATTGGATCTGCTCGCCCCCGTGACTCCCGAGCCCGCCGCGCCGCCACCCGGTCGTATGGCGGTCGATCTCATCGGGCACACCGGCCGCGTGCGCGCCATCGCCTTCGATCCGTGGAGCTCACGCATCGCCACCGGCGGTGACGATCAGACGGTGCGGATCTGGGATACCCGCTCCGGCAAGCAGATCGGTGATCCGCTGGCGGAGAATCTCGCGGTGCACGCGGTGGTATTCAGCCCCGACGGCAGTCTGCTCGCCTCGGCGAGCGGACGGAACGCGCGACTGTGGCAGGCCGAGACCGGTCAGCGACTCTGCGACGACGTGTACACCGCGGTGCCGTCCATGCCCGCGTTCAGTCCGGACGCGGCCGTGCTGGCCACCTCGAACAGTCAATCGGTACTGCTCTGGGATACGCACCGGCGCAATGCCTTCGGCAAGCTGGAGATGCATACCGGTTTCGGCCTCGGCTGTAGCTCGGTGGCCTTCAGCCCGGATGCCACGATTGTCGCGACCGCCCGTCGGGACGAGGTGATCCTGCGGGATTACCGCAAGGGGGAGTCGCGGCGCGGTTCGCCCTTCGGGGCCGCCCGCGGCACCCTGGAGCATCCGCGTGAACAGGTGCGCCGGGTCCTGTTCACCCCGGACAGCCGGACTCTGCTCACCGTCAGTGACCGTGCGGCCCGGCTCTGGGATTACGCGGACGACCGGTATCGCGTCGAACTGGTACTCCCGATGGAACCGATCGGCATCGACGTCGAGGCGGCGTTCAGCGCCGACGGCAGCAGATTCGCGGTGGCACATCAGGATTGGGTGGTGCTGTGGAATCGGCACACCGGACAGTCCATCCGCTTCCCACTCGCCGCCGATGCCGGGCCGGTGCGTTCGGTTGCCTTCAGCGCCGACGGCGCCCTGCTGATCGTCGGCAATGCCGCGGCGCTGCGACTGTGGGATATCGAGGCGCGGGTTCAGCTCGGCGCGGATGCGGTGCCGCCGGTGGTCTTCGCCCCCGACGGCCGCACTTTCGCTGCGGCACAGCATGATCGGGTGTGCCTGCGCGATATCAGCGCGCTGCGCTGA